In one window of Nothobranchius furzeri strain GRZ-AD chromosome 11, NfurGRZ-RIMD1, whole genome shotgun sequence DNA:
- the ptf1a gene encoding pancreas transcription factor 1 subunit alpha gives MDSMLDPFSALDSLSSPPYFDDDEFFTDQSSRDEQLDTEDFFDEDVDFLSTHLQEYYSKDGGGRAASREGDLDIGNLSFSSSSSTFSYGCADTPDLSPRMGRFAGSLLKRRRRMRSEVELQQLRQAANVRERRRMQSINDAFEGLRSHIPTLPYEKRLSKVDTLRLAIGYINFLAELVQSDLPIRNSNNETHAQPKKVLICHRGTRSPSPSDPDYGLPPLAGHSLSWSDEKQLREQNIIRTAKVWTPEDPRKLHSKTGLKDIENEPPFSLLA, from the exons ATGGACTCCATGCTGGACCCGTTCTCCGCGCTGGACTCTCTCTCCTCCCCTCCATATTTTGACGATGATGAGTTTTTCACTGACCAGTCCTCCAGAGACGAACAGTTGGACACTGAAGACTTTTTTGATGAGGACGTGGACTTCCTCAGCACTCACCTCCAAGAATATTACAGCAAGGATGGCGGCGGTAGAGCGGCGTCACGGGAAGGAGACTTGGACATCGGAAACTTatccttctcctcctcttcctccacttTTTCCTACGGCTGCGCGGACACCCCTGACCTGTCCCCGCGGATGGGACGGTTCGCCGGGTCACTGCTGAAGCGAAGGAGGCGCATGCGCTCTGAAGTAGAGCTCCAGCAGCTGCGGCAAGCTGCGAACGTCCGGGAGCGCAGAAGGATGCAGTCCATCAACGACGCGTTCGAGGGGCTCCGATCCCACATCCCCACCCTGCCTTACGAGAAGAGGCTGTCCAAGGTGGACACGCTCCGGCTCGCGATCGGATACATCAACTTCCTGGCGGAGCTTGTACAGTCTGATCTGCCAATCAGGAACTCAAACAACGAGACGCACGCGCAGCCAAAGAAGGTCCTCATCTGCCACCGAGGAACAA GGTCGCCCTCTCCCAGTGACCCGGACTACGGTCTCCCCCCGCTGGCGGGCCACTCTCTGTCCTGGTCCGATGAGAAGCAGCTCCGGGAGCAGAACATCATCCGAACAGCAAAGGTCTGGACTCCGGAAGACCCCCGGAAGCTCCACAGCAAGACGGGCCTCAAAGACATTGAAAACGAGCCTCCATTCAGCCTGCTGGCGTAA